The sequence ACAAGAACAAATCCCATGAAACTGACAGACTCATCAAAGTTGGATCTTTACACTAAAAAACTATTACTTAAACAGAGATCATGTATTAAGGCACTACAAATGCAGTTTCATCCccttctttatccactaaaatgattgctttctttcttttttctcaCCTTTATTAACCATTATTTATTTGGTGGGTCTGCTGAAGAACTTGGACCTTGTTACAACTGGGAAGCAAAGACAATCTTCTATTGATTCTGTGCATGGATTTTTCTTTGGCGTTTTTCTCTTAAGGGATGTGTATGTTCGCTTATAAATAGAAAGGTTTCCGGGACACGTGAACTTGTTTGGTTTTATGTTTGACAAAGGACATGGGTTCTATGGGACAAAGGTATCAAACCTGGTCGGATGAACAAGAGGTAATAAACAAAAGAGATTGACTTGATAGACATAAAGAAACTAATCCTCCAGTACCTCAACACTACCTTTCTTTGCACTTTGCATGCTCAAATATTGCATAATCGTCATGAAGAAGCATAGAGTTCATCAAATATATGAAACACTTTATATGCAAATCTATACGAATGCCGTAGCTTTATGAGTCAAATAAGTAAAAAATGCAACCATATATCACATATAGTTCAATGTAAAATTACCGTCACATAAAGAGGATAATGATTGAACTGACCTCAAAACACTTGATGATGACAGGAAATTTTTCCATTGTTAAGGGTTTATCGTGCTTGTCCAAGTTGTCGACCACCTTTCCCACATTTGGTGGTCGGGTTGTATTATTGGACAAATTTGATTGTGGAAGTGTGCAGCAGCCACAAGAGAAAAGCAAACGGCAATATGCTGGGGTAAAAAGATGTATAAATTTTCTGACTGCATGGGTGATAGATTTGACAAAGACCAGAGAACCGTGAAAATAGGCCCAATCGAGAAAGCCGATGACCTCAAGTTGAAGGGTTGCAGCTGACTCTGACACCAGGTACGATAAGACTCGTTTTATATAATTGACATCAAtgtaaaagaaaatgaaagtGACACAATGTTGCAGAAAGAGGTCCAGTTAAAGGTCAATCGGAACATGAATCTCAGGAAATTGCCTGACATAGGTAGAGTCAACTTTATATTTGGACATGGTGAAAAAGAAGGATAGGATATTTCTGAGTAAATCTTTCGATGATGATCGTCGCATACACTAAGATGTCGTTGAATGGTGATACCATCTTggattgtatatatattatgaagAAAAAAACAAGAACTACAGGGCTAATTTGTGAAGCCAAATTTAAAATCATCTCTAGACAAGGCTCCTCGGACCTCGATGACATCAAATGGGATGGCATGGTTTTAGCGTCAACAAGGATTACTGCAATTTAGAGATTGACAGTGTAAACACGAAAAGAATGTGGAGGCAATTGCTCTATAGCAGTTTGAATGAATTTTCTAGCGGATGCCATCGAAAATCTAGCAGTTAAATAAATGATTGGTGAATCCACATAATGAATATCTTTGGTACTCTAGAGTATAGAGGCGATTGATTCATGAACACAACATCAACTCAAATTCCATTTCTCTTCCCCAAAAGCAACAATTGTAGCATAAAATTTACTACTATTATAACCATAGAATCGTTTCTCCAACAATAAAAACTGGAGGTCATTATTCTATACATCTCTCTCAAGAATAAATTTTGCTTACCACCTACAAATTATGATCATTCACCATCCCTTGAAACGTTTTTCACATTGTACATGAAAGTTGAAACTAACCTAAAGAACGTAATATAAAGCATTCCGAGTAATATATAGAAAGCAGACCTGGCATAGTTGTCATGCCATGAAAGTTTTTCAATCGCAAAAATTAGTAACTGAAAACTTCATTCTCATGTGATGACTGTTGGCTGGTCCCTTCCCGTGAATTCCTTCAGCTTCGAGAGAGACAGCGCAAGATCTAAGAACAGAAACAGACGCATCTCAACAAACTGCAAGGAAAACCCAAAGAAGTTCATAAAAGGGATCTAAAATTTGAACCTATTAAAGGTTTCAGAGCTATTTGTGCATCAACACTGTGTTTAGATGAGTCTGGCTCAAATTGTTCAATATATATTCGAACGGTAGCACCAGCAGAACCAGTACCCTACATAAAGATATTGGTTAAGTTTTTCCAAGAAAAAACAGCAAAATTAGCTGTGTGAAGCAGAGCCACTGGTGaaaatgaaagaaacacagaccGACAACCGAAATATGATCCTCGATCCATCGGTGAAAACAAAGCGAATGCCTTGCTTGGAAGCAACACTTCCATCAACCTGAGGAAATTAAAAACTGTCATGTTGCTGGCTGATTGTTCTTTAATTACACAAGAGAAATAATTACAGAAGAAGCTTCAACTTACAGGATCAGTGTAGGTGAAGTCATCAGCAAACTCGAGGACGTAGCGTCCTGCAATTATAAATCCCCTTCAGCATCATCTAAAGTACAGGAGCCGTTTTGGAAAATTGAAGGCTCAAAACTTACCATAGGTATCACCTGCCTTGCTTTTAGATATTTTTTCTCTAAGATATTCTATCATTTTGTTGGCCCCCTCAGATTCACATTCCTGAACAGAAAGTGGTTTCAGCCACTTTGGTGTAAGTAAGAAGAGATTAAACAAAAAAGGTGAAAAATGTGCTGAAAATGAAGCATGGAAACACTGGCCTCATAATCATATCTAGAAAAGAAATTCCTCCCGTAAGTGGCCCAATGTTCATTTACAACATCAGAAACAGAAATCAACTTTTCTCCTGGTTTCTTGTCCTTGTTTCGAGACGCAATTATTGATAACCAAGCTAAAACAGCCCTGTCAGAGATCACTACTTCAGTGACAAAACAAGGTTTTAATCATAAAGCCAACCACAAAAGGCTCAAACGGGCTTTAGTGAACAAATTTTCTCAATTTTGATGTGAGTTCTACCAAGCATAAATACTTAACCATGGTCTACAATAGCAGGTGCAAAATCTCCCATAATTATAAACCGTAGCATGGAAGGTATGAAGAAGCTAGTAGCACAGTTGCAAAATCTCAAAGTAATTCCTAAATTAGGCTTTGATCAGCCACttggatttttatttgaaattacgAGTATTTACCTCCACAAACACACTGAAAACTCCTTGGCAAAAGAGAGAAAACATTCAAACTCATCGACCCAAGAATGCGAAAGTAATGAGCAGCCTCTTCTTCTTGCTGTCTGTAACCAATTTCTTATAACcataactaaaataaatttttcaaggGGTGAATTATTTAAGCCAACCGCATGTTTGCAAATCTGTAATTTGATtgtaaattaattaatagaaAAAGCCATAACATTATTCATGTATTTTTTAGCGGTTTTAATGAGTACCTACTAATTGGGGATCAATTATGGGATCTCCAGAAAACCATACTCTGGTATAAAAAAGCTGCAAACTAAAATTTATTCATATATGTCTGGATGAGAATGTCAGTACCATATCCCATCTTTTTCACGGATGTGGTCAGAACCTGTTCCGAAACTTTCTTCCCCACAAATGGACAGTTTCTCCGCATCCATTAGATTCCCAAAAAATTTCCAACCAGTGGGCACCTGAAATCAAGTCTAGTCGTAAGCACACAAATATGAACACACAAGAATTTCACTCGTGTtgcaacacataaacaacaATCCACGAGATGTAAATGTGGAAGCGCTAAACCTCATAAAACGGAAGATATAATTTTTGGGCTACACGATCTAGAGCACCACTTGTTGGCATGGAACGAGCCAATCCCTACAAAATACAAAAGCTCAGTAGCAGTGCGCATCACCGGAAGAGATAATTAGAGGAAAAACCTTTTGCAATTTCCAAACCTTTGGGCCATTTTTGAAGTACGGTATTGTTTCTTGAGCGTTGGCCGCAATGACTGCAACAGAATCTGATGGAGTAACAAAAAATCCTTTTCCAAGAATCATGTTTCTATCACCATCTCCTAAAAAGCCATAAACATGAGATATCATGATATCTTTTGTCTGCTTAAAATTTAGCAAACCGGTGCACCTTTCCTTTTTGAAATGAAATGTGATAAAACGACTGGAAGTATATAGAAACATAAAAATTGAGCTAAATTCCAGGACACTTGGAAAACTCTTAATGGTTTTATTTGATACTGAAAGAAgccataaataaattaatttattgcttatataatatacaacattgcaaaagacaaaaaataaaaaattccgtTCAGCTtttctctttcttttcttttcttttattttccaaATTAGGAGTCCACAAACTTTACAAGAAATGCTTGAAATAAGCATACGAACATACCATCACTTGCAGCTCCAAAATCAGGTCCATTCTCAGCATACATTATGTTGACCAAATCCTTAGCATATCTTTTCAAGGGGGAAAACTTACAGATCAGCTAtacttttgtttaatattatatatatatatacacacacacacacactcacacTAAAAATATCATTTCTTACGTAAGATTAGGATCTGGATGACCGTGCCCAAAGTCTTCTAATGGCACTCCATTTGAAATCGAATCCTGTAAAATGAAAAGGTAACTTAAACTAGAGAATCATGAGCCAATTATCTAATATTGAGAGTAAAAAATTCAACATTAATTGTGTACCAGGCCAGCTCCCAGCTTGTCCATGAAAATTGGTTTGGCATAAGCACCAGAAACCGCATGCATGGCGTCGAATGTAAACCTGGATTGAGGATTTTAAGTCATGATTAGTTTGCTTATTTACAACACATCATTCCCGATGTGTCCTCAATATTAAAGAAAAGATACATATAAGGAATCAGAGGCGGAAATgatcaaaacaaaaccaaaaaaaaatttcaaaattctcaatGCAACTGAATGGAGATAGGAAGTAAAAGGAGAAAAGGTATCACTCTGAAGTTTCCTAATGGAGAAAAACACATTAAACAGACCTTAAAAACAAGTGTCAAAAAAGGCTTTCTTAAACATTGTATTCGTGTATCTTTTACAGAGGAAACTCAGAATCTATGATCAGCTAACGGTaggaatttttaatttaagtaaACTGGATCAGGTCCGTTAGGATCTAAATCTCCTAACACACTCAATTCTGCAAATAATAACTAATAGGAAGGGAAAACAGATTTACTAATAAGAAATATGAAATATAATCTGAGAAATATCCCagccaaggatagaatcctcttACAAGAAGAATGCAAACACTCTCTTGCCCCTGGCGTAAGCCAGTAGAAACCCTACCACAAGCTAGTAAGAACAAAACACAATAAACGTGAATCCTCTAACTAACTATGACTCGCCATTTTATTCTCATTCTCTAGTACATCTAGATTCTTCCATAGGCTTGATACTATTGGGCCTATGCCAACATATTACAGTCCAGAACAATAAAGTCCCTAACAAGGTCATCCAAATTATGGACCGAAGAAGCAAAGAACTTATGTACCTGAATTCTGGCCTTGAAAGAAGACTCCTAATAAGTTCAAAGTCAAATACATTCTGCAGAAAATCTCACAAAACTGTCAatgcgaaatgagaaaaatatgaTTATGCTACGAATATTTAGATATCCATATTTCAGGTTGCTCACCTCCATAAGTTCCAAATAATCAGATACTGGATCAACTACCTCTATGCTAAAAGGTCCACAGTCGGTTACTCCAAGGACAGAGAGATCGACATCAGGAATGTCTCCCGTTTTTATTTCTGAGATCTGCAAGAGTAAGGCAAGTAAAATTCGGATATCAAACTAGAAAATTTATTCAACATAAATACGTCCAAATCTACCCTTTTAGATTAAAAATTGACTTGTTAAATGTTATTGAATCCCAACCTCTAATATGATCTTACATATCCACTTGAAGATCTTCGATGGAAGAAAGAGAAATTACTTTCAGTGATTTAGAGATGGCTACAAAAGTACAGCATGTTCTTCAGAATGACTAGCCATAACCGGCACATGGCGGCAAATCGGGTTaaaagtgaaagtttcaagtgTACTGATTGAATCTCTAGGTCGTTTTGAACAACAATTAGGCttcatataatttattttatacgATACTTTTTTCATCTCAAGAGTCATTATAAATGTAAAGAAATTTGTTTAACAAACAACCACTTCATCTTAAAATTTAAGCCATAAAAATTGCGAGACATTTATAGATGTGAGACAATAATAAATTAGAATAACAATTCATGATTGTCAACACCATCTTTACTAAAGCAAGGATATCCCACTAAGAGTAAGACCATCTTAAAATCAGACAGTTCTATAAACAAAGGAATACAGGATCAGAAGCATACAGAGAGTGTGTTTCCATAGATCTTGTCAGTTATGGACTCAGGTGCTGGTTGGCCACTACTATAATTGAActgcaaaattttttttaaaaaaaataaagaagaagaagaagaagaagaagtgagaAACCAATTTGAATATGAGAATTTAAACTCTAAAACATGAGAACTGTTCGGGCATAATTGCTAATAACCATACTACACCTTGATACCCCAGTCATAATCAGGACCACCTGGATTGTGGCTTGCACTCATTACAAAACCACCATTAGCCTGCAGTGTAAGATTAGTAAAACTATAAGATTCATAGATTAGTAGACTTACACAATGTAAAGTTAAAATAGAGAGGACAGATAATTGCCTTTCTTTTCCTAATCACGGCAGAAACAGCTGGGGTAGACATGATCCCATCCCTGCAGTTACAGAATTACTATATGTACCATGGTCCAGTTAACAAAGTAATTTATGAAATGAAACATGTAAATCAATACTACCAgaaatgttgtgcatgcataaGTCAATAGCAAAGAAAGAAACACGCTTTCGATCACCCATGTCTTCCAATAAAGTTATCTATAATTTGGATGTTATAGACCAGTAAAATGCAGAGAACAAACCAATTTCAACATCTAGAAAGAGTAACAAACACTGGCTTATAAATGATATTTAAGAATAAAACTAGAGtgaaatttcaaatcaagaatTAGATGACTGAACAACTGTAGTGACACAATTCATTCAAGTACATCTAAGAGCATTTCAGTGATCTTTAGATCTTCCAAGAAAGTAGTCCGTAATTTGGATGTTATAAGCCAGAAAGTGTAGAGAATAAACCAATTTTGACATCAAGCAACAGTAACACACTGGCTTGTAAATGATCCTAAGAATAAAACTACAgcaaaatttcaaatcaataacTAGTCTACTAAACATCTGAAAGGACACTAAAGTACATCCAAGTGCAATTAGATAAGAGAAACTCACTTTCCAACCAAGATTTTACCAACGCCATTACCCGCAgcaattttaataattatctGCAATTCAAGTTCACCAATTAAAAAGCTGGAAatgaaaacaaaacaataaCGGACAGCTGAAAATGGCATCTATTCTTATCCTTGATACCTGTGCAGCCTCCCGGTTAAAGTACCGACCATCACCCCCTAAAACCAAAACTCCATTCTTGTAATCCTCTGGTGGCAATGAATTAAACAATGCCTTCATTTCACAAGCAACTCCCTTGTTAGAGAAACACGCAAAACATTAAATTCATTGTTAAGAAATTATCAAACCTGAATCCAATTAGCCAGGTAGTTTTCTTGCATGAACACTTTCACCTAAATGGAAAACAAATCAAGTGAATTAGATGATAATTTTAGACCTCCAAGCATGATCACTTGGGTACGCCTCCTCATTGACAAACCAAAAGGAAATACTTTTTTTCTTAGGCCACTTGTACCAGTCTTCTGACCATCAATTGGCTTGGTGGGCACACTCTTAATCTGAAAAAAGATGCccataaaatcaaacaaaacataCGCCTACCAGCACACGTAAATCAGACGATAAAATCAAGATCCCACTTCACAAATTAAACCCAAATGCATAAAAGCACCAAAAATAAATCGACCTTGAGCTCATTAGATTGAGCAACGGTGGTGGAAGGAGAAGAAGCCGAAGAGGCCTTAACCAAGACAGTAGAGAAACCAGGTGAATTTCTCTTGAACGAAAGATTGGAGAAAAGAGGAGTAGGATTGAGAAATGGGAGTGATTTAATTGGGTTAGTGCAACAACTCGTGAAATATCTGGAGGAGAAGAAAGTATTTCTTGAAGCAATGGAATTCATCAGAGCCATGGCAAAGGCAAATCGTCCCAAAGATCAAGTCTGCAGGAGGAAATCAATAGGACTGTAATTGAGAAGAGTAGAGAGTAAGCATGAGCTTGCTGGTTGTGTGTGTGGTTTCAAAGTAATGGGGAAATTGGCGGCCACATGTACGAAGGATCGCTTATCtttgaattttattgttttcttgTCACCCCCAACAGTAACAGTGCACTATACCACGCCACATGagcatatatattaatatttattaattaattaattaataagagAAAACTACAAATATAGAGAGAAACTATTCTCCGCCGTCAATTCAGTCGTCCGCTCATGATTACTTTCTCCATCTAACATAATTATTTCCCTAAAATTAAGGTTTGTTCTACCGTACTAGGTTTCTAATTTTTGGATTCATGTGCTGGAAGTGGTCTAATTTTTAAGAGTATACAGGATATACATATTCTAGCAAATGTCTTTAGTCCTCTGCCCTGTGAATGTTGAAAGAATGAACGACGGGGCATATGGTCCAAACTCGAGCCGCCACTTAGGTGTCAAGGAATTTTGAACACGTCGATGCATGCTTGGATTCGGAAGTTTTGAAgtagagatcggagcttccaaagtggATTTTTCAGAACATGACATACATGCATGGatcagagctttcgatcgtcgtctataaatagaacaTCTGAGATCAGATTTCCTTCCACATTTACAAATTTCTTCTATAGTCTTTAGTTGGGCGTTTCAGTCGACGGTTCGAGGTTCGGGCACTAGCGGGGCGATTCCGAGATAGCGGCGGAGCTGTGTCCAAGGGGTGGGGTCTTCGACTTCaaaggctaacgacggacgcaagcTTGAACTTGTGAGCTAGAATTTCTAGGTTACTGTTTAGAGGTACAgatgtactatccgagatatcctAGTTGAGAATGCATgctatatgtgttgcatgttcATATGGCATGTTtgtgtgcatttattatgtcacgattattGTGCTTCATGTATTATCATGTTAGGCCTATACATTGTTATAGCTTGTAGTGGGGTCGTCCAGCCCCTTATTTCTTAGTGGATGTTTGGACCTGTTAGTACGGAatcaggtcacctatatccacaAATTCTTCCAGTGTGTGAGCcatctcctgatgcgacggcctaGAGTGCTATATACCATGGTGCCACCTAACTGAGCAAATTTCTACCGTGATAGGTTTTCGGTACCTTGTATATTttcattcacgcactcatagcATGTgcatactcatactttcgtgcTGAGCGACGTTATCGCTCACATCCTCGGTTTttgtcttggacaccccattccatgaAGCAGAGCTTAGGTTGGATGAACCCAGTGGAAGCGGTCGTTGGGTTGAGGTTGCAGCAGTTATGACGATTCGCGGTTATGTTTCTAGTTTTAGTTGGTTTTTCGGTACtttttcgattgggttgtataaatttaTCGCCTGAGTTTTATTGTCGGTTGAGTTTTTTTGTTGTATGGTTGAGTTTTCGCTGATTGTTTCACTTTCGATTATCTTAGGTTAATTACATGTTTTTAGTTTAATAAGTAGGTGATCCTGAAACGGGTTgctattgtaacgccccgattttattttaattgagtttatttgagttaatcgaatattacagagttcaagagccgacttgattatGATCAGtgtttattttataaattttgaaaatttcaaggactaaagtgcaaatttgaagtttaatatattatctacacttggatttcTTTTGACTTAGTCTCATTATCTTCTTCTCCTTTCCTTCCATCGGTTTCTTCCATTAAAGCTTGGGGAAACGCTTTTTCAAGCTTTCAAATTcagttcgagctcgatccgtccgtcagaatttatttgtgaaggcagattagcaatCACTACAGCGAGaacttcgttatatcgtaagtttttctacgatcagatacattttattttttggatgttgttagaatcgattgagttttgagtatgttgttcttggcagagttctgatcgtttattctctgtcggttttgaaatagagcgacgttcggatttgttatgatttttgaaagcctaatttcgaaaatgagattttgagatgtgttggaattgCTTTGTTATTAttgtcttagcattgatatgagttgatatcgatattgtactgttgtctgcgtttccgatttgttcagtttatagtcgttatgccgccggtttgagttttagagattttgaaccattttgtgttgttgaaccttggcttgtgagttgatcgtcgttgttgatcttctttgcctctgtacagattcgtttggagtttgtcaagccctgtgttagtaGCATTTGAtcatcgaagagttggacgaagaatggtaaagagattatcttgagcagttgttgtttaggttgcatagattttgatataaccttttgttgtagcttatccagagttgaagatacttgcattgaaaggtacaagcatTCATCGTTAGCAGGATaccatactcgggacagttggttctcgagtttccttaaaatcacatacttgcatcaatacttgttctagcatgtgaaacttgtattttgttgttgattgagcttttattatgtggcttaatgttttatgtttcttatgaattcataatgagccaaacctttgatttcagcgggtagaacaaccctttttgtttagacgtttgggggctatactaCAAGTGACCTaggtgtagaagttcacctagtgtcagcatattCCTTATAGtcacaccaaagtctaggggattgagatacatgacaccacctcgattaggagagtcggtgagttgttacatgatctcatcctcgggatcccaaaagcagagtagcaaccccttgtttatcagagttgaaccctatttaaagacatgcatatcattcgtttCGATTTggttatgttgtcttgaaagcatgttgttgatatattaattatattacttgttatgttgcttttattggaaataccattctcaccggagttatccagttgttgctttgttttgtatgtgtacttggaaacaggtggggcatgatcaagttagcgaagacctggttagcatcaagatggagagttagtagtgggacttggtttagaagtcgaatcaacatgtttatctagtttaagatatgaagcatgttagaactcgaacttgttatgttttgtaattcgaacttgttttgtattcggattgtaatagctagaaccgatgcatgttctatctttATGAGCGGTTGATCAaatctagaacttcatgtatcaTTTGGAAAGATTGTGATTGTAATGAATGATTATTTTTGAATGTATTGGACTTGAGTTTCTAGCAAGTTTTCTGCTGAATTTTGCTTCGgtactgtcaccgctcgatcggtgagatttaaccgatcgagcgaaggTAATTTTACTGagtttttgttttgattttttgtgGACGCTCAATTGGTTAGATCTTacgatcgagcggagctggtAATCTTCGGGCAGTGACTTTTGCttttgttgctcgctcgatcgattaaatcttaccgatcgagcgatgccctatttttttaaaaaaattattcctTGCTTTTAAATTCTTggatcttgtttgcttaatCGTTGTTTAATTTGAGATTAGTGATTtaaaaccgaggtctcacagctATAGTACATCTGCTAAATTCTAGGATTACAAAAGTCAGCCAACACAAGTGCATGTACTTGCAAAGTTTTCGAAAACACTTTTGCAATCTAGTTTACTATTTGAATCTTAACTCTTTTCGAGTTAGTCACTTCAATGATATAGCTTACTAGAGATAACACACGAAGAAAATTGGTGACAAAAAGTCCTGCCAGACCCAAGGAATTACAGGTCTCGGCTACTGACGTTGAACACTACCGATTCAATCACTGTTTACTCTTGCTAGAGCCCACTGAATCATTACACTTGTGCAATGAAGGTACCACTCTGAATCGCATAAAGAGTCAGCATAGAACCTCTTAATACTGTGCATGTTAAATCATGTCCTAAATAACCAACATATCATTGATAATTCCTATATCTAGTTTAGCCAGTTAGTCTCAAAAGGCTCAGTTGATGAATCACGTACAGATCTGGCATATTGTCCAAAACAATTGACATTACTTTAACTGACAATGTCTTATACAGAGTAAAATATAgctttgagtttttttttatctttatacTCATCCAATGACGATTAAATCTCAAATTAACCTCTGATTACACTTAGTTAAAAAATTCCAATTGTCGGTACGAAATAAAGAACGCTTATTGTTTCCTTGATTCAGCCATCTGTATTAAATATAGGTATACCTGGAACGATCTTTCTATTTGACAATTACCATTGTATTTTCCACAAACCAAATGTTAGATCTTATGTTACTGTTGGTTtcttcatttctgacggtgtcAGACAATAAGATATTCAGGAGTTTAAAACTCTATTCCCAATAATAGTTGAATCCCAAACTCCTCTTCTCGAATAGGagaaattctgaaatctcatcataaACACTTCTGAAGAATTTCAAACAACTGAGAAATCCTGGTTGTCAACACTCAACATGAAACGTGTTAATGACCTCACAAGAGTAATCTTTCCTTGCTAAGTTCTAAAGCACGACAGGCTTTCAGAACAATTAAAATCCACATCAAGGTTCATGTTACCCTATGACAGAACTACATGTCGATACTTATCAGACATAACTGTATCAGTAGATGATTCATTGACTTCCTACTTAGCCTTAAAAGATCGATCAAGTTAGACAACCACTTATAGTTCTTGGATTCCTACTGGAATCTTAAACCATTGATCAACATACTCTGAACTTAGAGTTCCACATTGATCAATTCTTAAAACTATGGTTCAACAAGGAATtatctatccccagaatactgCAAAGGAATCTCATACTCAAAgattttgcctttcttatccctgACGAAGTCAGACGATGGATACTATTAACCACTAGCACCAAGCCCAGTACAAATTAATTCTCACTAACGGAGAAACTTTAAAATCTCAACAAGGGAATCCATTCAACATTGGAATGCTTATAGGATATCTAAAATTCCAGTGACTGTGTAATCATCATGATTGAGGTAGCCTCTCATGAACCTACTCTAAAGCATGTTATGCTTCTAGAACAAACACTGGCATATGGTCATGCTCCCtctaaaatcaaatcaaagaaaATCATTCTCTCTCAAAAGAATACCATACATTCCATTGTAATTGATATCATACAAAAATGTGCCGATGATGTAACTAGTCATCCCTGAAATAAGCATCAAGATCAGAAATTTAACCATCTTGTTCTAGAACAATGTTACACTaataatttgataaataaaattaagcaTGTCCCTAACATTTCATAAAACTTCATGCTCATAATGAACATAACTTTCGTGAGGAATAAAGTACATATAGATGCACTACAAAACTAAATC comes from Henckelia pumila isolate YLH828 chromosome 4, ASM3356847v2, whole genome shotgun sequence and encodes:
- the LOC140894337 gene encoding phosphoglucomutase, chloroplastic, producing MALMNSIASRNTFFSSRYFTSCCTNPIKSLPFLNPTPLFSNLSFKRNSPGFSTVLVKASSASSPSTTVAQSNELKIKSVPTKPIDGQKTGTSGLRKKVKVFMQENYLANWIQALFNSLPPEDYKNGVLVLGGDGRYFNREAAQIIIKIAAGNGVGKILVGKDGIMSTPAVSAVIRKRKANGGFVMSASHNPGGPDYDWGIKFNYSSGQPAPESITDKIYGNTLSISEIKTGDIPDVDLSVLGVTDCGPFSIEVVDPVSDYLELMENVFDFELIRSLLSRPEFRFTFDAMHAVSGAYAKPIFMDKLGAGLDSISNGVPLEDFGHGHPDPNLTYAKDLVNIMYAENGPDFGAASDGDGDRNMILGKGFFVTPSDSVAVIAANAQETIPYFKNGPKGLARSMPTSGALDRVAQKLYLPFYEVPTGWKFFGNLMDAEKLSICGEESFGTGSDHIREKDGIWAVLAWLSIIASRNKDKKPGEKLISVSDVVNEHWATYGRNFFSRYDYEECESEGANKMIEYLREKISKSKAGDTYGRYVLEFADDFTYTDPVDGSVASKQGIRFVFTDGSRIIFRLSGTGSAGATVRIYIEQFEPDSSKHSVDAQIALKPLIDLALSLSKLKEFTGRDQPTVIT